The nucleotide sequence AGGTCGACCCCGGAATGCCGCGAGCCCAAGGCGTTCATCTCGCGCTCGTACTCGCTTTCCTCCATGAACCGGGCGATCTCGCCGGTCCCCATCCGGACGAGCTTGCGGTAGTCGTCCTCGTCGAACAGCGAGGCACGACGGGAGCGAACGCGGGCAACGACGTACTCGTAGTTGCTCTTTGCGCCGCTGGGGTTTCTCATGGGACTCATTGCTCGGTTGTCTCGGCGTCGTCGGCGAGGTCGCCGTCGACGTCAGTATCTTCGAAGAGGCGATCGCTGATCGCCTTGATCTGGTCCTCCCAGACGTCTTCGAGTACCGAGTCGAACGTGTTGTTCACCCTGACCCTGGACTCGTCGCTCTCGACGACGACGCCGCCGAGACAGTCGCGTTCGCCAGCCAGGGTCGCGTCGTAGTCCGCAAGGATCGATTCGAGCAACTCGGCGTCCTCGGGCCGACCGTAGACGCGTACCTCGCTTCCCTCGAACTCCGCAAGCGCGTTTTCGAGGAGCTCGCGGGTCAACGTCTCGCGTCGGTCCGCCTCGAGGGTCGCGAGCCCGTCTTCGACCTGGCTGCGAACCGTTTCGAGGACTTCCCGGCGTGCGTTCAGCCGCTCCTGTTTGGCCTCCAGGTTCGCACTCGAGAGCCGGCGCTCGCGCTCCTGGGCGATCTGGCGTTCGACCTCGCGCTCGCGCTCGGCGACGATCGACTCGGCGTCGTCCTCGGCCTCGCTGACGATCGATTCGGCTTGCTCGTCAGCGGCCTCCGTGATCTCTCTCGCACGCGAACGGGCTTGCTCCCGGATGTCTTCGACGACCGTTTCGAGGCTCATGAATATCGAGAACCTCGGTTTCTACGATAGCGTCAGGAAGACGACGACCAGTGCCAGGATGACGAGCGTCTCCGGGAGGACAGTCAGGATCAGCACCTGTCCGAACAGACTGTCGTCCTCGGCGAGCGCGCCGACGGCCGCCGAGCCGATACCTCGCTCGGCATACCCCGCTGCCAGCGACGCGAGACCCACGCCAAGTGCCGCAGCCGAAAGCGGTTCGAGAACGACCATGTTCAGTTCCCTCCCTCGGTCCGGCCAGCTAGTTCGGAACGCGATACGGTGTCACCGTCGGTCGACAGTAGTGGTTCACTCATGGGTTTGCGAATAGATCCTGTTCGGTTCAGGAACATTGGTTTTCGGACATCCTGGAATCGGATCACAACCCTCATAAAGCTTCTCAAAGCGGTCGAGACGCGTGGAGTGGGAGTTATCGAATACGGTCGACTGGTGGGGGTCAGTAGCGAGCCCACGTTCGGGGAAACATACCGGCTGTCGCCCGGGTAGTTTCAATCCTCGGCCGTATATTCGCGCTCGTGTCCGAACGGCCGGTAGGCCGTCCCACCGCCCTCGTAGAACTTCCCGAAGAACTCGACGTATTCGAGACGGACGGCCTGGAGGCCGGCCGAGGAGACGCCAAGCACCAGCACGACCAGGTGGCCGGCCACCAGGACGACGATGCCGGCGAGCCAGCCGAGTGCGATCATCACGGGCTCGCTCCCGTTGACCAGGCCCGCGAAGACGACGTAGTCGGGATTTGGCGCATGATCCATGAAGAAGATGAAGTGGAACTCCCCCTCATGCAGCGTCGCGCCGAACACCAGCAGGTTGACGACCAGCGCCATGCCGGCCTTCGCTAGCAGGACGGCCGCCAGCCGGGTGTAGGACACCACGTGACCGAACGCCTGCGTGATGCTCTCGACCAGTGCGATGCCACCCTCGGCGTAGATCGCCAGGACGAACCCGACGGCCGTCAGCACCAGCCCGGCCGTCCCGACCGTCGGCGAAAACCCGGTAAACCCGAGTGGGATGGCCGCCGCCTCGCCGCTGCCGAAGGCGGTGAACATGAACTCGGGCTTGGGGCCACGGGCCTGCGTGCTGAACACCCACAGCCAGATCCCGGCGGTGAGCATGATCCAGGAGCCGCTCTCGGCGAAGGCGTCCCACAGCCCGTGGTGGAGATTGTTCGCGAAGTCGATGACCCGACCGACGATCAGGTGGAGTACGCCGGCGACGAGACTCGCCACCAGCCACGCCTGGGCGAAGGCGACGTAGTGGGGCTGGAGTCCCTTGTGAATCGGCGGGTGGCCGTTCCAGACGATCTCGCCGAGCTGGTGGAGCCCGAAGATCTCGCCGTACAGCACGCCGAAGACGGCAGTGAAGCCGCCGGCCCACATGCCGACGCCGCCGAGACTCTTCAGTGTCGGCTTGTCCAGGCGACTCCAGATGCCATACCCCGCGATGAAGTACAGGATCCCGTAGCCGAGGTCGCCGATCATGAACCCGAAGAAAAGCGGGAAGGTGAGGAACAACGCGAGCGTCGGATCGAGTTCCGTGTACTTCGGCCGGTTGATGACCTCGACCAGCGACTCGAAGGGCGCGATCCCGCCGGGATTGTCCTGGACGACGGGCGGGTGCCCCTCGCTCATCGTGAGCGGGCCAACCGTCCGGCCGCCGTCCGCCGCGACCGCTTCGGCCCCGTCGTCTGCCGCCTGGTCACCAGCGCCCTCGACCGGCTCCCGCTCGGTGGGGTGACCCTCGTCGTCGTAGTCGGCGCGCTCGAGCTCGTCGATCTCGAGGTGATCGCCGACGGCCGACCGGAGTGCGGACTCGAAGCGGTCGACGTCCTCGGTCGGGATCCATCCCTCGGCGACGAAGGCGTTCTCCGTCGTCGCGAACGTCAGGGGCGCTTCCCGCTTTTGGACCTCGACGGTGAGTTTTTCCTCGGCCGCCAGCAGGAACCCGCCGACGTCGAGTTTGAGCTCCTCGAACTCGTTTTCGACCGTCGAGAGCCGCGACTCGAGTTGCTGGCGGCGGTGTCTGAGTTCGCTCAGATACGTCTCCGGGTCCCCATCGCCGTCGGGCATGTCGACAGCCGCGAAGTCGGTCCCGACGAGGGCGTCCCCGAGCGCTTCGTCGTCGGCCGGGTAGGCGAACGCGGCGAGCGTGTTCCCGTCGCCGAACACCTCGGTGGCGTCGAACGCATCGGCCGACTCGAGTGCCGTGCTGACGCTGTTCGGATCGCCGTTGCCGACAGCGACGGACAGCGAGTCGTACCCGGAGAGCAGATCCAGGTCGATACCGAGGTCGACGAAGAACTCCATTCGCTCGATGTCCTCCTCGACGTTCCGGATGTCGGTGCGCAGCGCGTCCCGGCGGTCGTCGAGCTCGTTGACCTCCTCACGGATCTCTTCGAGATCTGATTCGAGCGCCTCGTCGGTCACCAGCCGCGTCGGACCGGCGTCCTCGGGCTCGACGCCAAGAGTCGATTCCAGTGCCCGCACCGTCACGAGCTTGTCCGAGGCGTCGTCCGCGCCTTCCGCCGGGTCGCCAGGGTCGAACCCCTCGAAGGAACCGTCGTACTCCGTGATGTGAAGGACATCGAGGTCGTGGACGGTCTCGATGACGTCGGTCATCACGCGCTTTGCGCCGGCGACCGAGACCCGGCTCATCCGCTCAGGTCTGAGCATGTACCTCCTCCGCGAACGCTTCGAGGACATCCTCGACGACCTCGTCGATGCGCTGTTGGGCTTGGGACTCGAGTCGCTCCCGTCGGTTGGCACCGTCCTCGAGGATCTCCTCGCGGTCGGATTCTATCTCTTCGCGCGCGTCGGCGAGACGCTCTTCGGCCATCGCTTCGGCGTCCGCGTGGGCCTGCTCACGGATCTCCTCGGCCCGCTCGCGCGCCTCTTCGAGGCGCTGTTCACGCTCGTTTTCGGCCTCGGCGACGATTTCGTCAGCCTCTCGCTCGGCCTCCTTGATGCGGTCGAGAACCTCGGGCCTGGGCATTTGTCAGTCGTGATTTGCGAGAGCGCCTATATGGGCGTTGCGAAGTACTCACGGGATTTCGGCAATCCATTCCTGATCCGGGGAGTTATGCCGACGAAGGCCCAATACGGCCCAAATGGGCATCCTTGAAGACAAAGCGCGGGCACGGCTATTTTACAAGTACCTCTCGAAAGTGTACGACCGCGTAAACCCCTTCATCTGGAACGAGCGGATGCGCACCGACGCGCTCGAACTCCTCGACATCGGCACCGACGATCGAGTTCTCGATGTCGGGTGTGGCACGGGGTTCGGGACCGAGGGCATCCTCGAACACACTGACGACGTCTACGGGCTCGATCAGAGCCCCCACCAACTTGCCAAGGCCAGAGAGAAACTCGGTGACGGGCCCGCCCAGTTTTGCTTTGGCGACGCCGAACGCCTCCCGTTCGAGGCGGACACCTTCGACGTGGTCTGGTCCTCGGGTTCGATCGAGTACTGGCCCAACCCCGTCACGGCACTTCGGGAGTGTCGGCGCGTCGCCCGTCCCGGCGGGCAGGTCCTGGTCGTCGGCCCGAACTACCCCGGGTCGTCGATCTTCCAGAAACTCGCCGACGCGATCATGCTGTTTTACGACGCCGAGGACGCTGACCGGATGTTTGCCGAGGCCGGCTTCGAGGATGTCGAACACGTCACGATGGGACCGGGGTACAACCCCGAAATCGCGATCACGACCGTCGCGCGCGTTCCGGCGTGAGTCTGGTCGGGCGCCCGGCAGGGACACGCGTCCTCGAAATGGTGGCGGCCACGGCTACTCGGCCGTCGTTTCCAGCCTCGCGAGCACGTTGGTCTCCTCGGTGACAGTCACTGTCACCGTCGCGCCGTCCGTGAGCAGCGGGTTGTTCGTCGAGGCGAGTTCGAGCCTGGCGGTCTCGCCGGCGGTCCAGGGCCCGGTCGTCTTGCTGTTGAACGCGCCAGTTGGGCCACTCACGAACCCCGTCGCGGCGAAGAATGGAACCGGCGGCTGGTGGGTAAGATCGGTCCCGTCGATGGCGATATTCACGTCGATGGCCGCCGGGTCGAGGGCGTCGCCACCCTCGTGGGTGAGGGCGACGGCATCACTGGCCGCGTCGGCGTTCGCCGAGAGCTGTACTGTCGCCCCCGGGTCGGGTGTGGTTGTCCCGAGTGCCATCGTCCCGACCGTTGCCGCGAGCAGCACGGTCAGGGCAACGACCAGGACGATGCCGACGACGGGCGAGACGGCACGATCAACCATCGCGGAGACCTGGCTGCGCGATCGTATATAAACTCACGAACGACACAGCGTGGGGTCAGCCCGTCACGATCCGATCGTGATCGAGACGGTCGTCCCGTCCGGTCGCCGGGCCGTGATCGTCCGTGTTTCGTTCGCATCGAGCAGCCACAGGCGACTGCCGATCGTCGACCGCTTCACCCGTTGCGCTTCGACTGTGATGTCGGCGATCACCTCCTCCCCGGTCGTCGCGTTTCTCACGGTGACGGTTTTCGGTCCGATAGCTGTCGTGTTCACCTGTATCAGGAGCTCCCCCGTCGTGTTCGTCGCGACGGCTTCCGTGGGGAGGCTGGACAACCGGAGCTGTTGGACCTCATAGAAGACGTTCGTCGTCCGGCCGTCGAGATACGTTCTGAGGTCGCCGTGGCTGTGGGTCAAATCGACGCCGTAGACTGTCGAGTCCCCGAAGCCGGTCACGCTCAGCCCAGAGATCATGTTGTCGGCGGCCCACGGGTACGTCTCCTGGGCGCGCTGGTAGGCCCGTGACAATGCTGAGCTGTCCCCCTCGACGAACTTGTTGGGGCCGGACTCCGCCCGCTCGTTCCAGAGCGTCGCCTCGCGGACGAATGTCCCTCCATCGTCGATTGTCGTGAGAACGACGCCGCTATCGCCACCCTGAATGCCGATCGACCGCGAAGGCGCTGTTCCAGCGAGGCTCGCCGCCATCCGTTCCGTAACGGGCCCTCTCAGCGTGATCAACTCACCGTCGATGCCAGCCAGCTGCCCGGTGGCATCGGCCGAAAGTGAGAGGGTCGAGGACTGCTGGACGACTGTTTCGACGACGGCTGCGCGCTCGTCGACACCCTCAGCAGCGGCGCGAATACGGGCGAGTTCACGGAAGAGCCCGGCACTACCGATCTCGCCCTGCGCGAAGGCACGGAGTGCGTCCTGGCGTTCTGTCTGGAGTCTCGATGTCCGTGTTTCGAGTCGATCGAGGGTCTCCTCGACGACTGTCCGCTTGGCCGACTCGTTGTCGGCGGACTCGAACGAATTGCCGAACTGTCCCGTCTCAACGGTTGTTTGTAGCTGTTCCTGGTCGCCGGCAAGCGCGCCCGCAAGGTCGGCTGTCGCTTGCTGACGCGTCGGGCTTCCACCGGGCACGACAAGCCGGCCGACAGTGTCGTTCCCGGGCGTCACCGAATACGGCATTTCGGGACTGTCACCGACTGTCGTGGCCACTGCCGAACCCACGCCGAAGACTGTCACGACCGTGAGGAGGGCCACGAGGAGCGTGACGATATGCGGGGGCCTGCGCATCGGATATGTGTTTGAGACCACAACACAAAAACCCATCTACCTCCAGTTATGACGTGTGTCTGACGCCCTGAGACGGGGCGATACCTTTCATCAAGGCAGCTAACGTTTTATTTGTGGATGGAAAGGGTTTTGGACTCGGCCCGACACTGCAACGACATGTCCCCGTCGATGCGACTCGTCGCTGCGTTTCTTGCTCTCCTCGCGATAGTGGCTGGTAGTGTCGTCGTCGGGGCCCAATCGGGAGATGTCTCCGACCAATCGACGGCCAACGTTTCGGTCAACGTTTCGACAACGATGTGGATCGAACTGGGAAGCGGTGGCGACGCCCACTGGAACGTCTCGTTGCTCGCCACACTGCCGGACCAGGAGGCGGTCGATTCGTTCCGGGAACTCGGAACTTCCTTCGAGGCGAACGAAAGCGAGATCCTCTCGTCGGCGACGTTTCGCCGGTACGTCGAGATCGCGGACAATTCCACTGGCCGGGACATGCGACTCACCGGCATCGAACGGACAGCTACCGTGGCAAACACGACCGGCCGCCTCGAACTGTTGTTCACCTGGGAGAACTTCGGCCGGCGTGATGGATCGACGGTCCACGTTGCGGATGCCTTCACCGGATCGGACGGGCTGTGGTTACAGACGTTGAGTGCCGATCAGCAACTGGTCTTTTCGGTGCCCGAGTCCTTCGATATCACGAGCGCGCCCAAGGGGTACACGAACCGGACGATCCGGTGGGAGGGACCGACGGAGTTCGAACCGGGGGACTTCGAGATCACGTACGACGTCACTCCCTCGTCGACGACGGACACTCCCCCAACCCAGGACCCGACGACATCGACGACGGGAACGACGGATGCGGGTCCCACCCAGAGCGGTGGCGTTCCGGCGCTCGCGATCCTCATTGGCGTGATCGTCGCCGTCGCCGTCGGTGTGTATCTCTTCCGGAACGTCGGGGACCTCTCGACCCCGGATCGGCCCACCGGGGGTGACGGGATGGCCGCCGAGACGGCTGACGATCGACCGGCCGATTCGACGGCGACGCCACCGCCCGGATCGAGTGACGAGCAGGCACAGACGGACGCGACTGCCGACGACCAGCCCCCTCTGGACCGGGAACTGCTCAGCGACGAGGAGTACGTCGAAGCACTCTTAGATCGCAACGGCGGGCGGATGAAGCAGGCGAACATCGTCACGGAAACCGGGTGGTCGAACGCGAAAGTCTCGCAGTTGCTCTCGACGATGGCCGAGGAGGGCCGCGTCGAGAAACTCCGCATCGGGCGGGAGAACCTGATCTCGTTCCCGGACGAGGACGGGGAGACCGAGGAGTGATCGTCGCGGCTTGATCGCCGATCCGAACGACATCGTGGATTCGACCGGCGCGAGACAGACACGCTGCGGTCGTCACGTACTTGTCCCACCAACGCCTAGGACGGCCGATGGAGTACCTGGAGCGACGGCGAGGGCTCATCGAAACGCGACTCGAAGATGTCCTCGCGTCGGTCGACCCGGCCGAACTGTCGAGCGAACTCGAAGACGTCGTCCTCGCAGGTGGCAAGCGGGTTCGCCCAACGGTCGCGCTGCTGGTCTGTGAGGCCGTCGGCGGCGAACCCGAGGACGCTGTCGATTTTGCGGTCGGCGTCGAGCTCGTCCACAACGCGTCGCTGGTCGTCGACGACATCATCGACGAGTCCGACCGCCGGCGTGACTCGCCCAGTGCCTGGTCCGCATTCGGACACGGGCCGGCACTGATCGCCAGCGACGGGCTGATCGGCGAGGCGTTCGCGCTGTTCTCGACTGACGAACGCGCGATGCGCGCCGTCTCGGAGGCGATGGTCGAACTCGGCGAGGGTGAAGCGACCGAACTCGCCGCGATGCCCGACTCCGAGGACGCCTACCGGCAACTCGCCCGCCGAAAGACCGGCGCACTGTTCCGTGCGGCGGCCGAACTCGGGGCAATCGCGGCCGACGCCGACGCGCGTACTGTCGAAGCGTTCGGGCAATACGCCGAACAGGTGGGTATCGCCTTCCAGATCCGCGACGACGTCCTCGACGCGACGGCCGACGCCGAGCAACTCGGCAAGCCGGCCGGTCACGACGCGGCAATGGACCGTCCATCGATCGTCCAGGTGACCGACCTCTCGCCGGCGGAGGCCACCGAGCGCGCCCGCAGCGAGGCCGACGCCGCCCTCGAACTCCTCGATACCGTTCCCGTCGAAGACGAGCAGGCCGTCGAGTATCTCCGCGATCTGGCGAATTTCGTCGTCGAACGTGAGCGGTGAGGGCTGCGCTGGACCGCCCCACTCCTCATTCGAGTTTGCCGTTGAGAACCTTTGCCGCCGTGAGAATGGGGTCCCACGTCGGCCCGAACGGCGGCGCATACGAAAGATCGAGATATTCCACATCCTCGACGGTCAACTCCGACTGGATGGCCGTCGCGATCGGATCGATCCGCTTGGCGACACCCTCACGGCCGACGATGCTTGCGCCGAGGACGTGCCCCGTCTCCCTATCGCCGACCAGCGTGATCTCGATCTCCGACCCGCCGGGATAGTAGTGTGCCCGGGAAGCCGACGTGATCGACACTGATACTGGGTCGAAGCCGGCGTCCCGCAGCTCCCGCTCGTCGAGAATCCCCGTCCGGGCGACGGCCAGGTCAAACGCCTTGAGGACGGCCGTGCCGGCGATGTCGCCGACAGGCGTGGGATCGCCGCCGACCGTCGCGCCGACGGCCCGCCCGGCGCGGTTGGCCGTCAGCGCCAGCGGGACGTGGGCCGGTTCGTCCGTGACTGCGTGGCTCATCTCCGCGCAGTCGCCAGCCGCATAGACGGCGTCGTCGCTGGTTCGGCCGTATTCGTCGGTTTCGATCGCGCCCGTCGGCCCCAGGTCGATCCCCGTCTCCTCGGCCAGTTCGACGTTCGGTTCGACGCCCGCGG is from Halorhabdus sp. BNX81 and encodes:
- a CDS encoding polyprenyl synthetase family protein translates to MEYLERRRGLIETRLEDVLASVDPAELSSELEDVVLAGGKRVRPTVALLVCEAVGGEPEDAVDFAVGVELVHNASLVVDDIIDESDRRRDSPSAWSAFGHGPALIASDGLIGEAFALFSTDERAMRAVSEAMVELGEGEATELAAMPDSEDAYRQLARRKTGALFRAAAELGAIAADADARTVEAFGQYAEQVGIAFQIRDDVLDATADAEQLGKPAGHDAAMDRPSIVQVTDLSPAEATERARSEADAALELLDTVPVEDEQAVEYLRDLANFVVERER
- a CDS encoding V-type ATP synthase subunit I; amino-acid sequence: MLRPERMSRVSVAGAKRVMTDVIETVHDLDVLHITEYDGSFEGFDPGDPAEGADDASDKLVTVRALESTLGVEPEDAGPTRLVTDEALESDLEEIREEVNELDDRRDALRTDIRNVEEDIERMEFFVDLGIDLDLLSGYDSLSVAVGNGDPNSVSTALESADAFDATEVFGDGNTLAAFAYPADDEALGDALVGTDFAAVDMPDGDGDPETYLSELRHRRQQLESRLSTVENEFEELKLDVGGFLLAAEEKLTVEVQKREAPLTFATTENAFVAEGWIPTEDVDRFESALRSAVGDHLEIDELERADYDDEGHPTEREPVEGAGDQAADDGAEAVAADGGRTVGPLTMSEGHPPVVQDNPGGIAPFESLVEVINRPKYTELDPTLALFLTFPLFFGFMIGDLGYGILYFIAGYGIWSRLDKPTLKSLGGVGMWAGGFTAVFGVLYGEIFGLHQLGEIVWNGHPPIHKGLQPHYVAFAQAWLVASLVAGVLHLIVGRVIDFANNLHHGLWDAFAESGSWIMLTAGIWLWVFSTQARGPKPEFMFTAFGSGEAAAIPLGFTGFSPTVGTAGLVLTAVGFVLAIYAEGGIALVESITQAFGHVVSYTRLAAVLLAKAGMALVVNLLVFGATLHEGEFHFIFFMDHAPNPDYVVFAGLVNGSEPVMIALGWLAGIVVLVAGHLVVLVLGVSSAGLQAVRLEYVEFFGKFYEGGGTAYRPFGHEREYTAED
- a CDS encoding methyltransferase domain-containing protein; translated protein: MGILEDKARARLFYKYLSKVYDRVNPFIWNERMRTDALELLDIGTDDRVLDVGCGTGFGTEGILEHTDDVYGLDQSPHQLAKAREKLGDGPAQFCFGDAERLPFEADTFDVVWSSGSIEYWPNPVTALRECRRVARPGGQVLVVGPNYPGSSIFQKLADAIMLFYDAEDADRMFAEAGFEDVEHVTMGPGYNPEIAITTVARVPA
- a CDS encoding type IV pilin; translation: MVDRAVSPVVGIVLVVALTVLLAATVGTMALGTTTPDPGATVQLSANADAASDAVALTHEGGDALDPAAIDVNIAIDGTDLTHQPPVPFFAATGFVSGPTGAFNSKTTGPWTAGETARLELASTNNPLLTDGATVTVTVTEETNVLARLETTAE
- the ahaH gene encoding ATP synthase archaeal subunit H; protein product: MPRPEVLDRIKEAEREADEIVAEAENEREQRLEEARERAEEIREQAHADAEAMAEERLADAREEIESDREEILEDGANRRERLESQAQQRIDEVVEDVLEAFAEEVHAQT
- a CDS encoding V-type ATP synthase subunit E; this encodes MSLETVVEDIREQARSRAREITEAADEQAESIVSEAEDDAESIVAEREREVERQIAQERERRLSSANLEAKQERLNARREVLETVRSQVEDGLATLEADRRETLTRELLENALAEFEGSEVRVYGRPEDAELLESILADYDATLAGERDCLGGVVVESDESRVRVNNTFDSVLEDVWEDQIKAISDRLFEDTDVDGDLADDAETTEQ